From the genome of Bacteroidia bacterium:
TCTGCTGACGGATACTCTTTCAGGTACTGGTGTACCAGTCCGATATTATTATAGTTCTGTGTTAATCCCAGATCATTCTTGCTTTCTGCGTTGATACGCGCCGCCTCAAGAAATTTTTCGAGCGCATTTTTGTAATCCCCCTGGTACAGGTAAACAACTCCCATGTTATGCAAAACACTGGCGATTCCTTTTCCCCCCTTCAGGTGCAGCAGTTTCAGTGATTTCTCGTACCACCGGAGTGCCTCCGGATACATCCCCTTTCCCTCGTGAATCATCCCAAAATTCTCGTAACTCTGGGCGAGACCAACGGTATCCCCTATTCGCAGAGCCAACTCCTCCGCCATTTTCCCGTATTCGAAAGCCAGTTTGGGTTCCGAATTCTGTAGATGATAAGAAATATCGGTTAACATTTTCACCTTTTTAGCATCCTCTGCGAGCGAACCAAGAAGGCGGATCAAACTGTCGGCCTTAGGCTTGCTCTGTGCAGTGAGAAGCAGAGGGAACATGGCCGGAAGAAGAAGAAGAAGGAACCGTGCGAGCATTCTGTTCAAAATTAATCGAATTACATCGACTTTTTAGATATTTTTGAACGAATGGGATATTCCAGTCTTCGTTCTGCAATAGAAGACCTGCGCAAAGCCGGGCAATTGCTGCATATACCAGAAGAAGTAGATCCCGAGCTGGAGATGGCCGCCATTCACCGGCAGATTAACAACATCGCCGGACCGGCCATTTACTTCGAAAAGGTTAAAGGCTCCCCCTTCCCTGCTGTATCCAATCTGTTCGGAACAATGGACCGTGCCCGGTTTCTGTTCCGCGACGAGCTTCCCCTGGTGAAAAAGGTGATGAAAATGAAGCAGGATCCGTCAGCGATTCTTAACCGGCCATGGAAACATCTTGGTGAAATAATGGCCGCCAGAAAGGCCTTTCCGCAAAAAACCAATACCCTCACATCTCTAAGCGGGCGCTGCCGCCTGTCGGACCTTCCCGCGCTCAGAAGCTGGCCCCTCGACGGAGGAAAATTCATCACCCTTCCTTTGGTTTATACCGAAGACCCGGAACTACCGGGAGTGAAACATTCTAACCTGGGAATGTACCGGGTTCAGATCAGCGGTAATGAGTATCTGCCGGAGCAGGAGATGGGACTGCATTACCAGATCCACCGCGGCATTGGCATCCATCATACCAAAGCGGCCGCAAAGAATGAACCGCTCCGGGTGACTGTTTTTACAGGAGGATCTCCTGCACATACGCTGGCGGCAATCATGCCTCTTCCGGAAGGAATTTCCGAACTAATGTTCGCCGGACTTCTGGCAGGGAGAAAATTTCACTACGGTTACCATGGGGGGTATTTTATCCCGGCCGACGCCGACTTTGTAATCACCGGCACCATTGATCACGGCACCGTTAAGCCGGAAGGCCCCTTTGGAGATCACCTGGGATATTATTCCCTCGCACATCCCTTCCCCGTAATGAAAGTTGACGGCGTCTTCCACAGAAAAGATCCCATTTGGCCCTTTACCGTGGTGGGAAGACCGAGGCAGGAAGACAGTGTGTTCGGAGAACTCATTCATGAACTTACAGGAGACCTGATTCCTTCGGAAATTCCCGGGGTAAAAGAAGTACACGCAGTAGACGAGGCCGGCGTGCATCCCCTTCTGCTGGCAACCGGGAAGGAACGGTATACGCCCTATTCCGAAGACCAACGCCCCGCTGAACTGCTCACCACCGCGAACCGTATACTGGGAACCGGGCAACTGAGCCTGGCCAAATTTCTGTTTATCGCTACAGACAGCAGGCAGACCCCTTCCGTACATGACACAAAAGAATTTTTCCGTCATATGCTGGAACGTATTGATACGCAAACCGACCTCCATTTTCATACAGAAACTACCGCAGATACGCTGGACTACAGCGGAACGGGACTTAACCGCGGAAGTAAACTGGTGATTGCCGCCGGAAAGATGAAACGCAGAACCGCTGAAGAAAAAATACCCGACGGTTTGAACCTCACCGGTTGTCATTCCCCCACCCTGATTCTCCCCGGCATTCTTACGATGAGTGCTCCTGTATGGATCGCGCGGGAAGAGGCGGATAAACAACTGCACCGCTGGGCCACGGAACTTGGAAATTATCCCGGTGAGACTTTTAAAGGGGAAACACGCATTCCCCTGGTGATCTTCACTGACGAGAATACCATTTCCGCCACCGACGCTTTCCGCGACTGGCTCTGGGTAACCTTTACCCGGTGCAATCCATCCCATGATGTGGAAGGTGTGAACAGCTTTATTTCGTACAAACACTGGGGCTGTAAGGGCTCCTTACTTTTTGATGCCCGCATTAAAAAACATCACGCTCCTGTTCTGCGCCCTGATGAAGCGGCAGAATCGCGGGCCGAGGCGCTGATCCGGAAGTACTCACGAACCTCCCGCTAAGGGATTTTCCTTATTTTGGCATAATAAATGCATTGCCGCTTTTAAAACCCGCACCTATGAATCGTTTCTACATTGTTCTTGGAAGTATCTTACTGATTTTAAGCTGCTTAAGCCCTATATCTTCCTCCGCGCAAACCGCTGACGGCGGGGTAGGCAACCGCTGGAATTTTGGTTTCAACATGGGCGGAATGTGGCAGGAAAAGAATGAAGTTGAAAAGAATAAAGCCGGGATAGCCGGAGGCTTCACCTTTGGTCGCCATTATCTGTATAACACGAACAGTCCGGTTTACCTGGGCTTGCGATTCCGGTATCTGGCCGGATTAACATATGGGAAGGACTATCACCGTTCCCGCGGTTTGCTGAACAATAATGTGCTCAATGGCACTTATGATCCGTTGCTGGATTACGATTCAATTCCCGGATATTATTTTCATAACTATCGCACCACGGTGGGAGAAATGAGTCTTGAATTGTCGCTCGGTTTGAACAAGCTCCGCAAACGAACCGGAATTCTACTCTATGTATTCGGCGGCGTTGGAATCAGCAGTCATCTTACCCGAATGAATGTAAGCGGTCCTATCGGTGCTTATGATTATACACAGATTGATACCACCAGTGTAGCCGCTACCAAGGACGATCTGGATTTTATGTATGATCTCAATTATGAAACATTTGCCGAGGGTAATAAGGATGGGAAAGAGGTTTATCATTTCTCTGCCACGGGCGGGATTGGTTTAGGAAAGATGCTGGGAAAACATGTTGCATTAGGAATGGAATATAAAGTAACCCAGCCTCTTACCGGCGAGTACCGGATGGATGGAAAGAACTGGGACAATAATAACATACGAATTACGGGATCGCCGCAGTATCATTACTGGGGAGGTTACATAAAATTATTCTGGGGAGGCGGACATACACATACCACACCGCGCGACACACATGTTGTACATCATCACAATCCGCCGCCGCCGCCAAGCGGAATTCCTCCGCAGATCGTTATCACCGATCCCGGAATGAATTTTACCACACCGTACGAACGTGTAACCATTCGCGGAACAGTTACCAATATCAATTACCAGAGCAGCATCAGGGTAAAAGTGAATGGTATGACTCATACGGACTTCATGTGGAATTCTTCCACCAAAGGAATTTCCATCAACACACCACTCCGTCCGGGTCCGAACCTTGTGGAGATCAGAGCTACAAACCAGTGGGGAGCAGATGAGAAAAGCATTACGATCAATTATCAGCAGCCTGTCAATCTGCGTCCGGCCCCTGTTGTAAACATCACCGTGCCGGGAAGCGGAACCTTTACCACCGGCAGCAGCATGCAGAATGTAACGGCGATGGTGCTGAACATTGATAACGGCTCGCAAATTCAGGTGAGCCTGAATTATCAGCCCCTGACCAGTTTCTACTACGATGTGACTTCAAAGCAACTCAGCTTCACAGCGGTTCTGAATCAGGGAAACAACCCTGTAGTGATTACTGCAACGAATGAGTCCGGAACAGGCAGTGCCTCGGTAGTGATCAACTATATGCCGGTAAGCACCGGAGCAAAACCGATCATTACCATACTCAATCCGCCGGTGAACCCTTCCAACAGCACCATGAGTGTGGCGAATGTAAGTGCCCAGGTACTCAATGTAAGCGGCCCGGCCGCAATCACAGTGAAAGCAAATAATGTAAATCTGCCTTTCCAGTACAGCAACAGCAACAAGAGCCTGCAGTTTCAGGTTCCGCTGATGCCCGGCGCCAATACGGTGATCATCACCGCCACGAATCAGTTCGGAATGGATTCAAAGGCTGTAACCATCAATTACATTGAACTGGCTCCACCACAGAAACCGGAAGTTATTTTTACCAACCCCGCTGTAGATCCTTATGCCCATCCTGTACAAAGCATGATGGTGACCGCGGATATTCATCATGTGAATTCCTCCGCCGACATCCAGGTAACATTTAACGGAATTCCCGTAAATTCTTTTTCCTATAACCCGTCCACCGATCAGTTCGCCTTGCAGGTGAGTCTGGTACAAGGTGCCAACGTGATGGTGATTGGAGCGGTGAACAACGCCGGCATGGATTCCAAGTCGACTACTATTATTTACCAGCCGGTACAACAGACACCGAAACCGATTGTAACTATTACAAACCCTGCTGTCAATCCTTATAATACAGGAGTAAATACGCATTCCGTATCGGCCACCATACTCAATATTACGTCGCAGGGACAGATTATTGCCGATCATAATGGCATTCCCACCACCAATTTCACTTACAATACCACCACAAAGGTGCTGAACATGAATGTAAACCTGATTAACGGAGCCAATGTGGTAACCATCAAGGCTACCAACTCTGCCGGATCAGACGCAAAGAACGTTACGATCAACTATGTACAGCAAATGCCGAAGCCGGTGGTAACCATCACCATTCCCAACACCAATCCGTTTACTACCAGCAATCTTGCTCCGAATATCAATGCCACCGTTCTGAATGTACCTGCTGCAAACGCCATTAGTGTTACGGTGAACGGCAACCCCTATCCGAAC
Proteins encoded in this window:
- a CDS encoding UbiD family decarboxylase, with the protein product MGYSSLRSAIEDLRKAGQLLHIPEEVDPELEMAAIHRQINNIAGPAIYFEKVKGSPFPAVSNLFGTMDRARFLFRDELPLVKKVMKMKQDPSAILNRPWKHLGEIMAARKAFPQKTNTLTSLSGRCRLSDLPALRSWPLDGGKFITLPLVYTEDPELPGVKHSNLGMYRVQISGNEYLPEQEMGLHYQIHRGIGIHHTKAAAKNEPLRVTVFTGGSPAHTLAAIMPLPEGISELMFAGLLAGRKFHYGYHGGYFIPADADFVITGTIDHGTVKPEGPFGDHLGYYSLAHPFPVMKVDGVFHRKDPIWPFTVVGRPRQEDSVFGELIHELTGDLIPSEIPGVKEVHAVDEAGVHPLLLATGKERYTPYSEDQRPAELLTTANRILGTGQLSLAKFLFIATDSRQTPSVHDTKEFFRHMLERIDTQTDLHFHTETTADTLDYSGTGLNRGSKLVIAAGKMKRRTAEEKIPDGLNLTGCHSPTLILPGILTMSAPVWIAREEADKQLHRWATELGNYPGETFKGETRIPLVIFTDENTISATDAFRDWLWVTFTRCNPSHDVEGVNSFISYKHWGCKGSLLFDARIKKHHAPVLRPDEAAESRAEALIRKYSRTSR